From the genome of Loxodonta africana isolate mLoxAfr1 chromosome 4, mLoxAfr1.hap2, whole genome shotgun sequence:
GTTAGAAAAACCTGATACTGTTATCTTAAACTTTTATCTATTACCTTCATCTCCAAGAGAGTTGAAAGATCTTTCATTCTGCAAAAGCACCTGTTTCAGTTCTTCTAATTCAGCATGCTCTTTGGCATACATTCTCTTCAAGTTTTCTACATGCTGAATCATCACTTCAACTGCTTTACTAACCCGGCTTTCCTAGTGGAGGGGGGGAGAACAAGTTACACTGAAAATACTATTCTCTTTCCTGCCGCATGGACTTGGGGTGTTACCCAGCCTCTAAAAACCGTGTGAggcattttcttgatataaatctctctgtctacacacacacacacgttttactggttttttcttctctagagaacccagcctaagacaaatacTTTAAGTGTACTCCAATGGAACATCTTAGCATGTGTGAAGCTCAGAGTCAACGAGAACCTGCCCCGCCCAACATACATAGAGCTCCCAATCAGCTGTATTACCAGATGATGGAGGAAAGTCTCTAGCATGAAAGATAGacaccaaaacaaagaagcaagctGGAAGAAACAGGCTGCAGTAAGAGTAAAACTTCAAGGAGTCTATCACATCTTCAGACAGTTAAGAGTAATTATTGTATCCATGAAATAGGGacaaagtattattaaaaaaagaacatctagagaacaataacaacaacaaaaaatagattCTGGAaacttaaaacataaaaaagattCAATAGAAGAGCTTCAAGATGAAGTTGAGGAAATCTCCCTGAAACTAGAGCAAAAAGACTAAGAGGTAGAAAAGAGATGAGAGAGGAGCAGCTCAGGAGATACAATATTCAAATAATGGGAACTTGAGAAAGTacagaaaatgcagaaaaatgcTAGAAAATATACAAAAGGATATAAGAAAAATTCCAAACTGAAGGATGTAACTTGCTAGCTTTAAAATGCCTACTCAAGGCCAAAAACAGTGAATGAAAATAAACTCAGAGCAAAGGAGGGTAGTAAGGAAAATAAGTTGTATTAAAAGCTCCTGAGAAGTAAAAAAAGATTATAAACAAAGGTTTAAGAGTCCAGTGGCATCAGACTTCAGTAGCAGTACCAAATGCCAAGTAGAAAAATGACGCATCACAATGAAAAATCTAAGGGAAATGATCTCTAAACCTAGAACCCTTCACAAAGCCAGAATAGCAACTGAGCATGAAGATAAACACATTCTCAGTCATGCAACACCCAAAAAGTTTACCTTCCATATATCCTCTTTTTCTCAGGAAACTGCTAGGTAAAATGCTCCACGAAAATAAAGGAATAAACCAGCAAAAAGGAAGACATGAGATCCAGGAAATGGATCAACTACAGAGAGAAGTGAAAGGAATCCTCATTTGGAAGAGTTCCTGAgacttacaaggagccctggtggcacagtggttaagcattcagctgctaactttttggtttgcaataacaacaacaagaagttcaaatctaccagctgctccctggagtcgattcgacagcaatgggttttattctgtttttttaagaCTCAGGAGGGAAGTAAAGAACAATCAGTCCCAAGCGGAACAGGTGGGAAGTCTCTAGTGTAGCAACATCTCAAAGAAGATGAAGTTGACAGAACACCTATTGAGTTTGAATGTATTGGAAGAACTAGACTCTGGGAGAGTCTGGGAATGAATAGGTGATATTAGGAAACTAAGTAAATAACAATCATGACAAAGAAAAATGATTAATTCCAGGAACATGAACATGAGTCtgtacaaagaaggaaaagtcatAATAGACCACTGTACTGTGTCTGCTATAAGCAACATTTACAGGGTCAAAATAAtgttaacggaaaccctggtggtgtagtggttaagtgctatggctgctaagcaaaaggtgagcagtttgaatctgccaggtgctccttggaaaccgtacagggcagttctactctgtcgtatagggtcgctatgagtctgaatcaactcgacggcagtgggttttgggtgggAGTAATGTTAATACAAAATACTTATCTAATATTACTCATTCAGTCACTTactaacagatatttattgagcaccttctatgTATTAGGCACATTCTAGGCATGGGGAACACAGCAGTGACCCATACAGgcaaatatttttccttcatggagcttatattctagtgggagtagacagacaataaaccaaatataagtaaaatatatagtatGATACAGGTGATAGTGCTatgaaaaaaataggaaaaggcGGAATAAGAAACTCTGGAGTGGGAACGGCTGAAATTGTACATAAGATGGCCAATGAAGGGCTTTCTGTGAAGGTGACACTTGAATAAGACTTGAAGGAAAAGTATTCAAGTctaagcagagggaacagctagAGCTTTGGGCCAAAGGTGGCACTGTGCCTAGTGTGTCTGATGAACAGGAAGAATAGCGGTGTGGCTGGAATGGAATAATCCAGGGAGACAGACATGGTAGATAAAGTCTAAGAGGTAAGAGGGCAGAGGAATCATGGCAGTCATTTATTCTAGTCTGGAACACAAGGAAGAGGTTCCGGCTAAACACGAATTTGGGCATCTTCAGCTAACTAGAATCGTATGCAGATAGAGATCAGAGGTACAAGGGTAGAATGCTGGGGCCCCTCCATATTAAGAGATCTGGGGGAGAGGGTTGAACCTGCAAAGGAGCCTGGAAGGAGCTGCCAGTAGTGTACAGAGAAAAACCAGGGAATGTGATGCAGAAGCCAAGTGAAGAGCATGTTTCCAGAAGGAGGAAGAGCTTAGTCATGTCAATGCTGCAGGTAGGTTAAGGAAGATGAGGAGTGAGAAACTGAATTTGGTAACGTGGAGGTTACTGGTGACCTTGATAAAATTAATTTTGTGGAGGCAAAAGGGTAATTAACATGGTTTAGGAGAAAATGGGATGAGATGGATGGAAGACAGTGAGTACAATTCATTTGAAGAGTTTTGCTATAAACAGGAAGAGAGAAGCAGGGTGGTAGCCAGGGGAGAAAAAGTCaacaaaggtttttttgtttgtgtttgttttatgttcCTTTTTGCATCTTAGAAACAGTATATTTGTATACATATGGGAATGATTCAGTAGAGTGGGAAAAATTGAAGGTGGAGGAGAGAAGGGAAAATTGGGGCCCAAATTCCTAAGTTAGAGTGAATTAGAACCTCATATAATGGTGGTATGGCTGGGCTTAGATAGGATTAGGACAACTTACTGTTAGTAACAGGAAGGAAGGGTTCAGGTACTAGCAGGGTCAGCATTTATGACAGTTCTCTTCTGATTGCTTCAATTTTCTCAGTGAGGTAGGAAGCAAGTCATCAGTTGACAGAGAAGACGGGAGAGGAGATGATGGTGGTTTGAGGAGGTGGTGTGAAATTGATATTTAACAAGAGAGGGAGGGTAAATGACGGGAAGCCATCAGGGACCCACTTGAGGTTTATGATGATGAATTTAAAAAGAGCTCAGTCAGCATAGGGGTGTGATTTTGCTTTCCAGCCATTAACTAGGGTTATGtatttgccaaaagagtaaaataaaacaaaagagaaagtgTTGAGAGTACATGCAAGGGAACTAAAGCTGTGTTTGACCATGGAATTTAAgcttggaaaggaaaaaaagaaaggacaacGATATGATGAGGGACCATTAAAAAGGTATATGGGAGCAGAGAATGATCGAGAATGAAATACTCATCTTTGTAtttggaaatcaatagataatgCCTAATACTGAAAATAAATCACTATGCAGAAATGTGAGCATGTTATTTACAGATATAAATGTAAGTACACACAAAGAAACAATCCAACAAATCGAAAGCATTAAAAACTATTGCTCTGGAGCAGGGGAAATGGGATAATAAGACTTATAAAACTACTTGACTTTTTAAAACTATGTACATTCAtaactttaataaaaataaaaaattattatttaatgaAAGGTGAAAAAAGAGCTAGgatactaaaaatatatatatgataaatGTTCAAAGTAAAACCACCACCATAATTAAATGTCGCTTTAAGAGAATATCATATTTAACAAGTTCATTtaggtatatattttaaaaattcaagtttccacagatttgcccaagaaGAAATGTTGAAATTTCACCAAGAATGAGTGTGCAAAGATGAATGTACAAAGATATTTATTGTAGCATTGCTTATACTGCCAAAATATCAAGAATATCTTAAAATGATCAATTACAGAGAGTTGGTTAAATAATTTACGATCTAACCTAACCAACAGAATAACATGAAATGAtgacatatgtgtatatatttgtatcATACAGAAAGTTGTCCACGCTACATGTTGAATGAAAAAGAAGTAGACTATAACTTTGTATGGAGAGAGTAgccacaatgatgaatctgaataTTATGGCTATAGCGAGGATGACACAGGCCTGGgtaacgtttccttctgttgtaggtaaggttgctatgagctggagtcaacaGCTGCTATCTATCTATCAACAGAGAGTGtctagaagaatatataataaaatttttataatgaCTATCACTGGCTAACAAGggatttttctttacatttttatttgtatattccattttctatcTTTACAACATTAAGCACATATGTCATACAATAATGAAGTGGTTTTTAAAACTTCTTCCTAGAGTTGTAATCTGTAGACTCAGAGAAAACAAATCCTTTTAGTTTGATTTCATTGTAACTAAAGAAACAGAGACAGGTTACCTGATTAATGGCTCCCAACATCTCAGCCCTACTGGCCATCCGTACTGTGCACTGGCTAAGGAATGTTATGCCCTTCTCCAGCTTCTTAATGATTTCCAGGGCCTGGCTGTCATCTTCACATAGAGGGGTTAAAGACTGCATggagaataaaatattaaaatgtatctAACCCAAAGAAGTGATTCTAATACTAAGCTATAAATGTGGATGTGTAGTCAAATCTCAATTACCTTAGTGGAGGATAAAAAGCAACAGCAAAGACCAATAATgaatgatataaaaatattaatatctttACTGGCTATCTAGTAGACTACGCATGTGTTCAAAAAACGTTTTATGTCTATTTCTTGATCCCTTCCTTCTTTACTTCCCAAATTTGCCGCTATCTCTGTGCATTCACATCTTTCCATTAAGGTTAATAGGATGTGATATCATTAAGTGGTGATGGTGAAGAGACTGTGCTTATTAATAAATCGAATGTACTATATGAGGCGCGCAGTTCAAACTTTTGAGAAAAAGAGTGCAAATATACTGGAATTAGACACGCTCTGATTACTACACTGGCTCTTCCATCAATGACAAGGTGCAACTGGGCTGCCTAGGTGGCCCTTCATTGGCTCATGAATGCTCCTTTCAAATCTGTGCCCTTGATCCAAGATTATGGCCTTCCCTGATAGAGGACCTCCCTTCTGATTCAGGTAGAGGCAGAATTAAGAGGACAGCAGATCTGAAGCAGACAAGCCTGGATTCATTTTTGGCATGACCACTCTTTAGCTCTCCACCAGCAAATTTCTAAGACTTACCCAAATCTAAAATGccatggattttaaaaaaaggcaCCATTAATTTGtgtaaaacaagaaagaaaaggcacTGCCAATAAGCCTGTAAGGCACCATTGATTGTTATTACATCCTAATTCCAGAAATATTAATGATTTGCTATTTCCTCATTTGTCGGATGGAGATGATATTATAGGGGTACtgtgatattttttttttgtgatattagAGGTAATACATGGCAACTGCTTGTCACATGCAAGGCGCTTAATGAATGGTGGCTACTTCTGAAACAGGCAGATATGTAAGGGTTGCTGCCTGGGAGTTGTTAACCAGTGGGAAGGCCATCGTCAGACACACAGTTTCCTACTGTAGTTTAAATAGCCACTTCCAGCTGGGAAGGGAAGAACAGATGTTAGTTGTTAGCAAAGCCGAATACggtttctcagtttttttttttttttttcattcaaagtGAGCTTTCTTACATTTCTAACGCATTTCTATGTTTATGGTAACTTTGCAAGATGGAAGGATAGCAGTAGTTGTTACACTTCCATGGACCCAGTGACACAATCCCCTTGTTCTTCTCGAAGTATCCTAAAGAGAGTTTGCCCACCATCTGAGAAGACTGAAATTAGTCACCATTCTCTTTCTTCAGTTAATCCTAAATGGGGACTTTTGATTCTTTTCGAAGAAGCTTAAAATTGATAGTATCTCCTACTGCCCAGTTTTCTGCATGATTACTGCCTAAAATCTTCTTGAAAACCTAGACAGAAGGCAGATAACTCATGTAATTTACTTTGAAAGGCATTTTTTGTTCAAATTGCTGATACTCTCCTAGTAGCCAATCTTTTACTTTGGCCTGATCCTGGATTCTTACTTCCTATCAATTCACATTTGGGTCAGGCGGGGGTTGGAACTAGTCATACAAGCAAATTTGTGTGTAATTATGAAAACATTATTATCATAGCCATGTAGAGTCCCCAAATGTTCTGATTCTAACCTCTAACAGCTTTAAACAGTTTGTGATTTCCTTCTTCAAATTTTCCTCTGCCAAGTCACGGGACCTCTCTTCGagcttcactcttttctccaagGTAAACCAGTCACACTTAAAACCCAAAGATAATCTGAGAAATTCAGCCTGTTGTCAAAAAATAATGTGGGGTGAAGAGAGAAAATTGGATATGGTAAAATATTTCAATTTAATACCAGACTATCCTGAGGCTTTTCTTACCCACCCAGCAACATAATTCTGACTTACATAGGCTTTACCGGCACTCACTCATTGCCCAGCCAGACAGAAGGCCAAATGTATGAGACTGCAAAAGTACGAAGCAACTAAAGAAGGTGGGTCTGCAACActcttttaataaagaaaaaaaaagtgctttaaaCTCACCTCCACCTCTTTCTCATTAGCAGAAATGCTGAAGGATAAGACACAGAATTTAGTTCAAACATAAACCAACAGTAGAGCACAAAATACTAGTGTGCTATGTGAAGAAAGACTTACTTGTCACTTTGTCTAAAGTTGACCGATTTCACAGTGGTTACAGGAAGAGGAGAAACAGCAGTGTCTATTCAAAGaccataaaatattatttagttAAAAAAGGCTTAACATCTAAAGGCACATGAGATTAAATGTTTTATGCCTCATTCCCACTAAACAAAAGCATTTCGTTGAAATATGTCTAAGACCATagaccaaaacccactgccgtcaagtagattttgactcatagcaatcctatagaacagactagaactgctctatagggtttccaaggctgaggtctttatggaagcaggctgccacatctttctcctgcggatggctggtggatttgaactacggaccttctggttatcagctgagcactttaaccaccgtaccaccagggctccgtcttCTAAGACCAAAGCCAGTTACTAATGTGTTTGCTCatatttttttaacataatatttTGCCATGCCATTGGGATCACAATGACATTCAAATCACCCATTCACACATCAACACGTGAATAGTCTCTGCAACCTGAGGGTATCATGGAATCACAGGAGAGCCCAATTTGTTCTCTTTGCATTTCAATGTGTATTTGACTTGATCCAGTGCTAAATTCACACCTTCCTCTGGTACCCTGGCCCTTCTTCAGATCAGGGCTTTAATAGCAGCAGCAGGAGTAGTGGCTGtagtagcaataataataataatagtaataataacactAGGAACAATAATAAACATGGCATCAATGTTTGTTACAGGTTTAATATATGCCAGTCTCAGGACAAGACTCTTTAcacatattaatgatattcttcatgaTAACTTTACAAAGAGGACAATATATTAGTTATTAAGAGCACTGGATTTAGAGTTGAAAAAGTTTGGTTTGAATCCTAGTTTTGACCCttgtggctgtgtgaccttagacaagttatAACTTAATTAAGCCTACAAAATAAGGATGGCATTAATTATTTGCATATAATAGCTAACTTTTATGAGAATGTCTATGCAAGGTACTTTTCTAAGTGCTTCACATATTGATTTATTTGATCTTCACTGCAAACCTTatgtggtattaaaaaaaaaaaaaaagttgccatcaaggtgattccgactcatagcaaccctaaaggacagagtagaactgtcccgtagggtttccaaggagaacctggtggattcaaagcgctgaccttttggttagcatatgtagctcttaaccattacactaccagggtttcctatgtggTGTACGTACTGTTATTACCTACATTTCACAGGCTAGAAAACTGAATCACATTTTAACCACCTTGTATAGTGTTTGGGAGGACTATACATAAAAAGAATTTAGCCTAGTACATAGCACATAGAATATTCTCAATAAAGTGTACCTATTTTTTAAGccactatttccattttgcagatgaggaaactagggctcaaggttaagtaactttccaagatcacacagctcatCAGAGACTGATCCAGTCTGGAGTCTGTGTGACTCCAAAGCCTGAATTCTACCCCTATCCCACCCTAATGGAGGTTAGCTGGGGAGGAAAGCAGGTTAGCACTTACTCTTTAAATACTGGTTTATTTACTCTTATGGGATGCTGAAAAACAACTCAAAGTGGAGCTTAAATTTGCTATGAACATTGGCTTAGTTCTTAATTCACAATACAGCACGGCTTATTACAAGTCCTTTGAGGATGATAAGAGGGCAGTAGCCAACACGGAAGACAGAGAAGAGATGACTAGGCAGCAGAATCAAATATTCCTCTGGAGTTTCACAGTCAATCCAATGTAAATGTGGCTTTTTGACAgtgatataaatggaatcaaGAGTTAGTCCTATTGGCTGATCTTATCCATAGATGCAGAATTTGTAGGTCCATATCTTTACTCAGAAAGATTTCACCCATAAAAATAACAGAGAACAAAAGTTCACATGAGGGTTGAGAGAGAACATTCCTTACCTCCTGCAGcacattcttttctatgctcttccATTGTTTCTGGTTCCTCTTTGGCTTCCTAAAATCATAAAGAGATTTTATTGCTGTACATAGTGTAGAAATTCTTCATACTTCCTGTCCTCTCCTAACCTCAATCTAACACAAATATTAGAGAATCTACAGTATTTAAGGAACTGTACTAGGAATTAGGAAGAAAATGAGACCCACCCCACGGGGGTTTCCAATTTATTTGGGATAAGAAAGaacataaatatatgaaaagtgGCAAAAATGATTCAAATTACTACAAAGTAGTAAGGATCTACTACCAAATATATGAAATATGATAAATAAGTGCTCTAAAAATGGAGGAGAGAAACACCATAGCTTGAGTAGCATGGAAAGTCTCTACAGACAAGAAACTTGAGTTTGAGCTTGTTAGAGGCGCAGGACTGTATGGATGAAGAGGCAAAGTGTGGTGTCACAGGTGGCTTTCTATATGGGTTTTTGAGGAAATTATGGCAAAAACAGCTGCTAAAATTAGCatatttttaatgcaaataacgtgcaccttctacgtttgtttgctaaCCACGCCCTCCCCCATAAGGCATTttcatgtgttatttgcataaaaattcaGTATGCTATGTTAGGATTTTACTCCGTATGAATACAATTATTTTCATGATTAAAGTTATTCAACATTGCCAAATTAATGGAGAAATTTAGAAAGCTGAAGTTTTCCTACTAAAATATAGAAGTCTAAGAAGGCAAATTTCTTGGTAGAGTCATTGATGCCACATCATGTAATTTTTAGACAAAAATTACAGAGTTTTGATAAGATGTAACGAATGTAATAGTACAGGTAAGCACTGGATCTTTCCCATCAACATTTAAATATTCTCAAGTTTTTGGAATTCTCCCTCTATGCCATGACCTCTTCTACCTGTggcattttcttcctctcctaccCTGCATAGGACAAGCTTCTGGGGAAGAGTCATCAAATGTCTGCCCTTCCCAATCCCCCATCTCCTGTTCACACTCAATTAACTAGTCTGTCCTTGTACCCAACACTCCAAGGAAACTGCTCTTACCAGGTTATCAGTGAACTCCTTATTACCAAACCCAGTGAacaattttgtttttatcttgcTGGACCTTGCAGTAGCATTTTAACTCTCTATAAACTGTTTTTTGAAGATTTTTCTTCCCTTGGTTTACCTCTCCTCATCAGCCCTTCCATCACTCCAACAGCTCCTTCTCAggcccctctgccttttcattgtCTTATTAGATGTTGTTCATCAAGATTCCACTGTGCTCAGTGCTCTCTTCCTATCAGCAAGAGTCCTTAGGAAATCTCAACCATTCACTTGGTTCTTTGATAATAAATTTCAAATGCAGGTCTGTATTTAAAAGCCTCGAGGGCGAGTTTATAAACATGGGGATACAGCTATAGACAAATTCTCCTTACATACTATTGGAATCCGGCATCAGTCTGATTTGTCTCAGTTTGTTACCCCACAAATTCtactcttctccctcccctcatGTTATTCTATTCATTCTGTGGGTTAAGCCATAAACCCAGGTATCTACCCTTTCCCACACCCTGATATGAATCACCATATACTGTGAGTTCTACCCCCCTAAATGTTTCTCAAATTAGtcatcttctttcctttctctctttatatGGCAGGTACTGTGCTAGTTGCCGAGTTCTGGCAGTAAACAAGGCAGAACCAGTCTTTGCTGTCATAGAATTTATAGTTTAGGTGTCAAGGCAAACATTAAACAAGAAAACACGTATGGGGGAACCTTTGGAAAATCCAGTCTTCCAAGCCTCACCTtactcccgtggagcagctggtggtttcgaactgctgaccttttagttagcagctgagcacttaatcactgcgccactagggctcctaatttTTTACTTACTGACTTAAAAAAAGAAGTGAACAATTATTTTAGAGACTATCAAGAGAAAGGAAGCCCCCAATTTTTGACCAAGAATGTTGCCCAAAATATAACTACATCAAACTAAACAATATTACGATAGGGAACATATGAGATGTTACGGGAATATGTAACAGGGAGGTACAATCTAGTATTGGATCAGGGGAAGACTccttattaaaaaattaagttcTGTAACAGAAAGGCCACTGAATAGACTAAATCTGACATTTTACCATGGTTTAATAGGTTCATCATTATCTAGTCCCTGCCTAATAGTTCTATCTTTTCTACTACTTCTCCACATAAaacacagcagcagcagcagcagcaggatcTAGCACTTATTTacacctattctaatctctttaCATCTATTAATTCCTTTAATTCTCCCAATAATCCATTAGGTAGGAACAGTTACGATCCCCATTTTAGAAAAGAGGAAACTCAGGTATAGATAAAGTCACTTTCCCCAAAACACACAGAGTTTGTAAGTAGTGAAACTAAGATATGAACCATAGATTCTGGCTCCAAGATCCACTCGACCATTATACTGTACTATCTCAAAATATACTGTTTACCCCAACCATGCCAAATTACTTGGCCTTTCCTAAGAGAACTCATGCTGTGCACATATCCTCAGCCTCCACACATGCTGTCCCGCTTGCCTGGAACACCTGTGGTCTAAATTTCTCACATGAGTTTATTTAAGACTCCATTTACCTGGCACCTTCTTCATGATGCCTTCCATGGCCTCCCATACCaagcatttttcttttctatcaCTAATTACGCTCTAATTATTGAGTAATTGCCTTTTCTTCACCTGATTAAGATTTAATTTCAAGACAGATATCACTGTTTTATTCAACTTTATTTATTAATGCATTCCTTTATTTAAGCAATCCTCTATTGATAGGTATTTAGCCTGTTTACAGTAGACATCTGATGAAAAAAcagataagtgaatgaatgactaaACAATGTGAAGTCAGGAGATTCTAGCTCTGGCTGTattgtgtgaccttagacaaatGACAAAGACACTATGGCCTCtgcttcttcatctataaaatactgATATAATTAGATTCTATTGACCACATAACGTTTTAAAAGGATAAAGTGAGATCATAATTATGAGGGTACTTTGCAAaattaaaggaaccctggtggcacagtggttaaagtgactagcagctaaccaaaaggttggcagttcgaaaccaccagcgactcctcaggaaaaagatgtagcagtctgcttctgtggagacttaacccattgccatcaagtcaattcggactcatagcaacactacaggacagagtagaactgcccaatagggtttccaaggagtggatggcggatttgaactgccggccttttggttagcagccaagctcttaaccactgcaccaccagggctcctccgtagagatttatagccttggaaaccctatggcgtcaCTGCGAATTGAAATCAAATAGAAGGGAGTGTGTTTGCGAACTCTGCAAACTTAATGGGATAGTTCTACCATTTTAATATACTATCACTCTTATTAATGTGAGTATATTTTCTTACCAGATGTAATATGGCTTTGTCCTCACTCATAGAGCCTGGGAGGGGAATATTGTCAGGAGCCGGACTGGTGCCTATGATAAAAATGAAACATACTAACAGTTGGGAGAGCAGCAACAagtaaaagaggaagaaataataaGGATGCCAATACAGGCAGGTCAGTA
Proteins encoded in this window:
- the IRAG2 gene encoding inositol 1,4,5-triphosphate receptor associated 2 isoform X2, producing MIETQGTSPAPDNIPLPGSMSEDKAILHLEAKEEPETMEEHRKECAAGDTAVSPLPVTTVKSVNFRQSDNISANEKEVEAEFLRLSLGFKCDWFTLEKRVKLEERSRDLAEENLKKEITNCLKLLESLTPLCEDDSQALEIIKKLEKGITFLSQCTVRMASRAEMLGAINQESRVSKAVEVMIQHVENLKRMYAKEHAELEELKQVLLQNERSFNSLGDEDDCQIKKRSASLNSKPSSLRRVSIASLPRNIGNVGTMAGMENNDRLSRRSSSWRILGSKQSEHRPSLHRFISTYSWTDAEEEKCEVKTKDDSEPPGEEIVEQTRKPSLSEKRNNPSKWDVSSIYDTIASWAANLKTSFGKANKALWISVAFIVLFAALMSFLTGLFFQKPVDAAPIRNGDSWMSLEHALWPFTKLQHNGPPPV